The Esox lucius isolate fEsoLuc1 chromosome 5, fEsoLuc1.pri, whole genome shotgun sequence genome includes a region encoding these proteins:
- the prkar1ab gene encoding protein kinase, cAMP-dependent, regulatory, type I, alpha (tissue specific extinguisher 1) b — MASGSTSSEEERSLRECELYVQKHNIQQLLKDCIVQLCTSRPDRPMAFLREYFERLENEEAKQILKQEKASSRSDSRDEEVSPPMNPVVKGRRRRGAISAEVYTEEDAASYVRKVIPKDYKTMAALAKAIEKNVLFSHLDDNERSDIFDAMFSVTYIAGETVIMQGDEGDNFYVIDQGEMDVYVNNEWVTSIGEGGSFGELALIYGTPRAATVRAKSNVKLWGIDRDSYRRILMGSTLRKRKMYEEFLSKVSILESLDKWERLTVADSLEPVQFDDGQKIVVQGEPGDEFFIILEGSAAVLQRRSENEEFVEVGRLQPSDYFGEIALLMNRPRAATVVARGPLKCVKLDRPRFERVLGPCSDILKRNIQQYNSFVSLSV, encoded by the exons ATGGCATCTGGCAGTACTAGCAGCGAGGAGGAGCGGAGTCTGAGAGAATGCGAGCTGTACGTGCAGAAACACAACATTCAGCAGCTGCTGAAGGACTGCATAGTCCAGCTGTGTACCTCTAGGCCAGACAGACCCATGGCCTTCCTCAGAGAGTACTTTGAGAGGCTGGAGAAC GAGGAGGCCAAGCAAATCCTGAAACAGGAGAAGGCCAGCAGCCGTTCTGATTCCCGGGATGAGGAAGTTTCTCCTCCCATGAACCCTGTTGTCAAGGGTCGTCGGCGGAGAGGAGCTATTAGTGCGGAGGTCTACACAGAGGAGGATGCTGCGTCCTATGTGAGAAAG GTCATCCCGAAAGACTACAAAACAATGGCTGCCCTGGCTAAAGCTATTGAAAAGAATGTGCTCTTTTCTCACTTGGATGACAATGAGAGAAG CGACATCTTTGATGCCATGTTTTCTGTAACCTACATCGCAGGAGAGACTGTCATTATGCAAG GTGATGAGGGCGATAATTTCTACGTCATCGACCAAGGAGAAATGGAT gTGTATGTGAATAATGAGTGGGTGACCAGtattggggagggggggagctTTGGCGAGCTGGCCCTGATCTACGGGACCCCCAGGGCGGCCACGGTGCGAGCCAAGAGCAACGTCAAACTGTGGGGCATCGACAGAGACAGCTACCGGAGAATACTCATG GGAAGCACTTTGAGGAAGAGAAAGATGTACGAGGAGTTCCTCAGCAAAGTCTCCATTTTAG AGTCTCTGGACAAATGGGAGCGTCTGACTGTTGCTGATTCTCTGGAGCCGGTGCAGTTCGACGACGGGCAGAAGATCGTGGTGCAGGGAGAGCCTGGCGACGAGTTCTTCATCATATTGGAG GGTTCCGCGGCAGTGTTGCAGCGTCGATCTGAGAATGAGGAGTTTGTGGAGGTTGGGAGGTTACAACCGTCAGACTACTTTG GTGAGATCGCCCTGCTGATGAACCGGCCCAGAGCTGCCACGGTGGTCGCCCGCGGGCCTCTGAAGTGTGTGAAGCTGGACCGACCGCGCTTTGAACGTGTCTTGGGACCCTGCTCGGACATTCTGAAACGCAACATCCAACAGTATAACAGCTTTGTGTCACTGTCGGTCTGA